One Mobula hypostoma chromosome 12, sMobHyp1.1, whole genome shotgun sequence genomic window, tggcaggaggcgaagagtggGACTAAAGGGAGTTTTTACTACgtcagtgacttggatgatggaattgatggctttgctgcaaagtttggggacaatatgaagataggtggaggggcaggtagttttaaggaagtagataggctacagaaggacagacagattaggaaaatgggcaaaatggcagatggaatacagtgtcaggaaatgcgtggtcatgtactttggtaaaagaaataaaaaggttgactattttctaaacagagagaaaattcaaaaatctgaatatGTATCTAATGTTGCGACTTTAAcaaagaactggtgaggcctcacttagagtattgtgagcagttttgggccccttatcttagaaaggatgtgctgaaattggagagggttcaaaagaggttcataaAAATCATTCCAGAATTCAacagcttgtcacatgaagagtgcttgatggctctgggcctgtattcactggaactcagaagaatgaggagtgatctaaTTAAAACGTATCAAATAGTGATAGGTCTTattagactggatgtggagaggatgtttcccgtggtgggagagggaccagaggacacagccttagaatagagaggCGTTCTTTTATAACGGAGattaggatgaatttctttagccacacagtagtgaatctgtggaattcgttgccacaggcagctgtggaggccaagtctttttgtATACCAGGcaaaggctgatagattcttgattggccaggggatgaaaggatatggggagaaggcaggagattgaagctgagagggaaaatggatcagccatgataaaatagtggagaagaatcgatgggccaaaaggcctaattttgctcctataccttatggtctaaaatcCCTGGTTGACATACTTAATAATGTGAACAAAGGGTCAGGGGCCGAATACTTTTAAAAGTCACTGTACATGCCACTAATTTGTAAGAACCATTATAAATGTTGATTAACATGCGAGGGTTAATAGTATCAGTACATCAGAAATATAAAACACACTAAGGAGGAAATCCACCAGTTTTGGATGCTTCCTGAGTTGTAGACCACATGAGTACTGCAGTACTCAAAAACACAACTAAACTATTTAAATTGGGCTGCTTAACAGAAGGCCAGCTGCGGCTTTCTGGCACCATTCTCTACAGCTCACAGAAATTGTTCTGCTCTTTGCCACTCAAAAGCtcttagcaaaaaaaaaaaactCATCAACTATTGCAAAAGGCCTTCTGTTCCAGGATCATTCAACAGCCAAATTAATGCTTGATCGAGCACTATGCTTCGTGCATCACTAGTTTGAATCCTACTGCATCCAAAGGATCTCGATTCACTTAGATGTCCTCTTTGTGGTCTGGAGTGCTGGCTGCACATCTAAAATCCTACCTGAAAATTTGTTCATCTGGGCAAATAGGGGCACAAGGTCCCTGCTAGATTTTCAACTTTTGCTTTATCGTTTCTCTGGAATGGAATTGTGTAAAAGCAATTCATCATCTCCCATTGGAATCAAGACAGAATTTGCAAGACtataacacaaggaattctgcagatgctggaaattcaagcaacacacatcaaagttgctggtgaacacagcaggccaggcagcatctctaggaagaggtacagtcgacgtttcaggccgagacccttcgtcaggacactcttcgaccacattttgactcagactcgctatcacagccatatatcctttcttggaacgtgcctccgtcgccaacttactccagttggctttaggattcgtttccgagcctctcaatttggaccttgcAAGGCTATATCTGTGTTCAAAGATAATTTTTTAAATGCAGCTACCAACCAAATCTTAGAAGaacatacattttttaaaaattctaaacAGAAACAGAGTTGCAAATTAGCTCAGCTATTTCAGTGACTTGTAAATATTTTGCATTCAGCACTTAACTGATTCTACCAATACTAATTTAAAGCTTGTCACCACCTTTACCATATGCAAGCGTTTGTTTTACTCTTAAAAGTCTTACCAACTCTGGTGGGGAAATTGTCCTCATCATTGATTAGGGTTTCAATCCAATCCATGAGCAAATTCATATACTGTGGAGCAGTCACTTTTGTAGGCTTCTTGTACTTGTGTTCATCCTGCCATCTGTATTCGTACTTCAGCCCTCCTGACATGATAGGACAGCTCCTTGCAGTGCAGTACTCACAAATGGTACCATAGATGAGGTTGATTCGATTGAAGAAGTCTACAGTGTTCACTGCAATCCAGTCATTGAGGTTTTCCCCAGTAGGAAGCTGGACTACAGTCTTGAGATCAACACCAGATTTAAGTGAGGCCTGAGCTTTCTTATACAACTCAAACCGTTGGGTTCCAGGCTCAAATTTTTTTCGAGGTCGAAATGTCCTGTCTTTATTGAAAACTTGCTTCAGACAAAGGGCCATCTTCAAAATGGTGTAGAATGTCAAAAGTGGAACGTTTCTCTCTTAAACACAATTCAGCGCAGAAGCAATTCACTTGTCTTGACAGTGCTAATGGGTAGATGTCAAGAGGTCACTCACTCAGGTCATTCTTCACAGCTTGATGTGGCAAACAAAATTTTCTGTCAAAAAAAAATTTGAAGTTATTTTCTTTTGTCAATAAGCAAGTTTGAGTCATGTTATCAGGGATCCATTTAAGCATAAATCTACTTTGCACTGAAGTTCTCATGACAAGTACTCCTCAAGTTATGACAGGGTTCTCGTTCTGGGAAGGGATTATAACCTGAACTGCTTACAATTTGGAAAGGTATTGTGAACCAAGTTCCTACATGCCTGCAGAGGTGTGTTGTCCCATAGGAATCGAAAGTTTGGAGAAGCAGCATAAATCTCATTTTGCTTTCTTAATAATAAAACTGATATTAACAAGTTCATCCTAAGGCTATTTCAGGCAATTACTAATCATTTTTCAGAAGATATTCCTGCAAATGAGGTTTTAAAATGGTattgataatttttaaaaaggacGCTGCTGTTGTTTCAGTTGCTGTGTCTCTAGATCATTCATTATATGCTATGtcgtatgacgtaggtgatcatggtctttccatgaccatgactattCTTGGTAAATTGTTCCACAGATGTGATTTTCcattgcctttacaagatgggtgactccagtccattatcaatactcttcagagattgtctctcTGGTGGCCTGGTGTCAATGGTTGCACCAGCTGCAAATATAACaatccaccaccttctcccatggcttcacgttaCCCCTGatcagctgggggtggggggcggggggctggTTAAACAGGTGCtaacactttgcccaagggtgacctgcaggctagtggaaggaagaagaaccttacacctcctttggtagagacttatctccagGTAGGATTCAAAAATAGCCATCAATGTGTTAACAAAAATATATTCTTGAGTTTAATGTCACAGACTTCCAGCTAACATCAAGAATAGTCACCAGCAGCCCTGTGGCAGCTAGGAAATTCATCCCACCATTTTCTCAAATACTTCATCCCATGTATGGGTTGTACACAAGTCAATTGTTTGTAAGCTAGGGAAGACCCATATTAATATTCAGACTAACAACATTGAAATACAAAGCTGTAATAAAAGCAAATCTTACATGCAATCCTTTTCAGTAGTGCAACGAATTACACATTTCTCTCCTAGTTCTGTTTAAAGATTTTTTCTGAACTTACTCTTTTTTTGCTCATTATCTTATGCTGATAATTACACTGATGTTTTCCAGTTTAATTGGTTCTCACAGGTGGAAACATTGGCTGAGGAATTACTCCACATTATTTTTGATGTTAAAGAGCTTAAAG contains:
- the LOC134354968 gene encoding MOB kinase activator 3C-like, producing MALCLKQVFNKDRTFRPRKKFEPGTQRFELYKKAQASLKSGVDLKTVVQLPTGENLNDWIAVNTVDFFNRINLIYGTICEYCTARSCPIMSGGLKYEYRWQDEHKYKKPTKVTAPQYMNLLMDWIETLINDEDNFPTRVGVPFPKNFMQLCKKILTRLFRVFVHVYIHHFDRITTMGAEAHVNTCYKHFYYFVTEFDLIDERELEPLKVMTEKICH